DNA from Xanthomonas hyacinthi:
TTGCGCCAGGGTGGCGCGGATGTGCCGGCGCTCCCAGGTCGGCCACAGCGCGTAGGCGACCAGCGCCAGTGCGCTGCCGAGCACGGTGGCCTGGATGCGCTCGCCGATCGCCTCGCCCGGGGCCATGCCCTCGAACGACAGCAGCAACACCAGCATGCCGGTCAGCGAGGCCACGCCGAGGCCGTAGTTGACCTGGGTCAGCAGGCGGAAGCCCAGGCAGAACACGGTCAGCAGCAACAGCCGCACCACCGTGCCGTCCATCGTGAAGTGGGCCAGCACGGTGGCCAGCAGCAGCCCGGCGAAGGTGCCGGCCACGCGCAGCGCGCCGAAGCTGAGGGTGCCGCCGAAATCCGGCTTGAGCACGATCGCGGTGGTCATCGGGATCCAGTAGCCGTGCGGGATCGCCTGCCAGCGTTCGAACAGCACCGCCAGGCTCAGGCACACGCCGCAGCGCAAGGCATGCCGGAACGCGACCGAGGAAAAACCCAGGTTGGCGCGCAGGGTCTGCAGCGGCGCCAAGGGACGCAGCGCCGCCGGCAGCCGGGCCTCGGCCAGCTCGGCCTGGATCTCGCCGCGGCTGCTGGCCCAGTGGCCATTGCGCACCAGCGCGCGCAGCTGTCCGCCCAGGCCCTGCGCGCGGGCCACGGCGATGCGCAGCAGGCGCCGCTCGCGGCTGTCCTGCGCTTGCGCCTGGGCCAGCGCCAGGGCCTCGGCCAGCGCGTCGAAGCCGGTCATCGAGGCCTCCGCCGCGGCTGGATCGGCGGCGTTGTCCAGCGCGTAGGCGAGCTGGTCCAGCACCACCGCGCTGCGTTCCAGCACCCGCTCGATCGGCCGCCGCGCGCGCGCCGCCGCGTCCAGGCGCCCGTGCAGGTCGGCCAGGGTCAGCAGTTCCAGCCGCGTGCGTTCGCACAGCTCGGCGATGATCCGGAACGACTGCACCGCCAGCCCGCGTGCGCGGTGTTCGCCGTGCAGCATCACCATCGCTTCGAGCACCGCCTCGGTGGCCGGCGGCGCCAGCGTCGCGCTCGGCCGCTGGCGGGCGATGCCGGCCAGCTGCCGCATCAGCTCGGCCAGCGCGAACCGCTCCGGCCGGTAGCGCTGCAGCGGCCAGGCGGCCAGCGCCATCAGCATCTGCAGCATGCCGCCGGCGAAGATCAGCGCGGCCACGCCGACGCTCTGCGCGGCCGGCAGGCGCACGTCGGCGCTGACCACCAGCAGGATCATGCTGGTCAGCCCGACCCGCGCCGCGACCGGGCCCAGCGCCACCAGCAGGCCGCCGCCCAGCCCCAGCAGCAGCGCCGCCAGCGCCAGCGCCGCGGTATGCGCGCCGATCAGCATGCCCAGCAGCGCCGCGGCGCCGGCCGCCAGCGCCGCCATCAGCATGCGCTGCATCCGCGCCCGGTACGGCCCGGGCTGGTCGGAGAACATGGTGTTCAATGCGCCGGTGGCCATCGCCAGGCCGAGCGCGGCATGGCCGCTGGCCACGCCCACGGCGAGCGGGGCGACCACCGCGAAGGTATTGCGCAGGGCGACGCGCAGCGGAACGTCGCGCGGCTTCAGCGCGATCAGGCTGTGCAGCATCGCAGCCTGGCGCGGCGGTCGGCGAGGGCGCTCACGGCGCGGCGGCGGGCGCCGGCAGCGGGTGCACCTGTCCGCAACGGCCGCAGGTGCGCAGCGCCTCGGAGGCGTAGAAGCGCGCGAACACCGGCGGAAAATCGGTCTCGATGTTGCGCAGCGGGAAATATTCTGCGTACAGCAGGTGGTTGCAGCGTTCGCAATACCACTGCAGGCCGTCGTTCTCGTGCGGCAGGCGGCGGCGCTCGATCACCAGGCCCACCGAATCGGGCAGGCGCTGCGGCGAATGCGGCACCTTCGGCGGCAGCAGGAAGGTCTCGCCGGCGCGGATCGGGATCTCGCGCACCGCGCCGTCCTCCTGGATCTTCAGCACCATCTCGCCTTCGAGCTGGTAGAACCACTCGGGGCCTTCGTCGTAGTGGAAGTCCGCGCGCGCGTTCGGCCCGCCGACCACCATCACGATGAAGTCGCCGGCGTAGATGCACTTGTTGCCCACCGGCGGCTTCAACAGGTGCCGGTGCTGTTCGATCCAGGCGTGCAGGTTCAGCGGGGCGGGGAGCATGCGGTGTCCTTGGGTGGTCGCGTCGGCGCGGGTGCCGACAGCGGATCAGCGATCCTCGCGGTCCTGGCAGATCCGCGCCAGTGCGGCATCGTAGCGCGGCGCCAGGTCCTCAATGCGCTCCAGTTCCATGCCCAGGTCGTGCACGCGGCCGTCGCGCAGGCTGTAGACCCAGCCGTGCACGGTCAGTTCCTGGCCGCCGGCCCAGGCGTCGCGCACGATCGAGGTGCGGCTGACGTTGACCACCTGTTCGAGCACGTTGAGCTCGCACAGCCGCGCATGCTGCAGGCTCAGGTCGCCGGCCTGCTGCAGGCAGCCTTCGTGCTTTTCGGCCACGTCGGTGACGTGGCGGATCCAGTTGTCGACCAGGCCCAGGCGCGCGCGGGTCAGTCCGGCATGCACGCCGCCGCAGCCGTAGTGGCCGACCACCAGGATGTGCCGCACCTTCAGCACCTCGACCGCGAACTGGATCACCGACAGGCAGTTGAGATCGGTATGCACGACCACGTTGGCGATGTTGCGGTGGACGAACACCTCGCCCGGCGCCATGTCGATGATCTGGTTGGCCGGCACCCGCGAATCCGAGCAGCCGATCCACAGGTATTGCGGGGTCTGCTGCTTGGATAGGCGGCCGAAGAATTCCGGGTCCTCGCGATTGATGCGCTCGGACCAGGCGCGGTTGTTGTGCAGTAGCTGATCGATCTTGCTCATAGCCGCGCATTATTCCAGAAGCCGGCGCGCGCATGGGCGCGCCGCGGCGGCAGCGGGCGTGGCGCGGTTCATCGGCGCGTACACACGCAGGCGTATGTTGGACCGCGATGAGCGGCGCGTCTGCGCTCGTGTGCGGCTGCAGGCGCGGTCAGCGCCGCTGCAGGCGCGCGCGCATCAATGCGGCCACCGCCTGCGCGCCAGGATCGGCCTGCGCCTGCAAGGCGTCGCTGACCGCCGTCACGTTCGCGGCAGGATGGTTCTGGCTGAGCTTGAATTTCAGTTCCACCCGCTCCGGTTCGAAGCGGAAGCCGACGATGCCGCGCAGCTGGCGCCGCTGCGCGTCGTTGTGCGGTTCGTAGCGCCAGTCGCTGCCGAGCGCGCGCTCGTGGCGTTCGCTGAGCCGCGCCACCAGATCGGCCAGCAGCGCTTCGTCGTCGCTGACCTGCAGCTGGCCATGCAGCTGCGCGGTGGCGTAGTTCCAGGTCGGCACCCGTGCCATCGCTTCCTTGTCCGGATACCAGCCCGGCGACACATAGGCATGCGGGCCGTGCACGATCAGCAGCGCCGGGCCGCGGTGCTGCGATTGCGGATTGGTGCGCGCCCAGTGGCCCTCGATCACGATGCGCGCGCCGTCGCGCCGGTACAGCACCGGCAGCGGCGTGGCGCAGGGCAGGCCGTCGTCGCCGACGCTGACCAGGGTCGCGAACGGATCGCGTGCGATCAGCGCGTCGAGCGCGCCCAGGTCGGTTTCGGCGAACGCCGGTGGGACGTGCATCGGCGGCTCAGGCGCGCGCGCCCAGGGTCTGGGTCATGCGCCCGCGCAGCCCGGCATCGTCGTCGGCCTGCGGCGGCGCCACTGCGTGCAGCGAGAACCCGCGCGCCAGCGCGTCGTCCTCGTCCAGGCCGTCGTAGGCGACGAACTCGGCGTCGAACAGCGCCGCTTGCGCGGTGTCCTCGCTGTCGTAGCTGAGCGTGTTGCCGTCGCTGTCCAGCACATCGGCGGTGCCGGCCTCGCGCACCCGCAGGCGCGCCCACACCAGGATGCGGCCGAGGCTGGCCAGGTACCACCGATCGGCGGCGGATGCGTCTGAAGTCATGGAATCACCAGGGAAAGCAGCCAGAGCAGGGCGGCCATGCCCAGGCCGAAGAAGATGGTCAGCAGCGACAGCCAGGCCGGCGTCGCCAGCCCGGACAACGAGCGGTCGCCTAGCGGGCGGTAGCGCCGCGCCAGCAGCCAGCCCAGCGCCACCGGCTTGAGAAACGCGCCGGGGCCGAACGCCGCCACCAGCGGCGGATGCCGGTCGCGGATATGCACCAGGGTCAGCGGCCAGAAGATCAGGAACGCGCTGAACCCGGCAATGGCCACGCCGACGAAGCACAGCGCGAAGAACAGGATCATGCTGCGGCCTCGGGATGCATCAGAACTCGGCGCTGCCCGGCGCGCGCGGATAGGGGATCGCATCGCGGATGTTGCTCAACCCGCAGATGTAGACCACCAGGCGCTCGAAGCCCAGGCCGAAGCCGGCGTGCGGCACCGTGCCGTAGCGGCGGAAGTCGCGGTACCAGCCGTAGTGCTGCGGATCCAGGCCGAACTGCACCATGCGCGTGTCCAGCACGTCCAGGCGCTCCTCGCGCTGGCTGCCGCCGATGATCTCGCCGATGCCCGGCGCCAGCACGTCCATCGCCGCCACGGTCTTGCCGTCGTCGTTCAGGCGCATGTAGAAGGCCTTGATGTGCTCGGGGTAGTTGGTCACCACCACCGGGCGGCCGACGTGCTGCTCGGTCAGCCAGCGCTCGTGCTCGGTCTGCAGGTCCAGGCCCCATTCCACCGGGAACTCGAACGTGTGCCCGGACTTCTGCAGCAAGGCGATCGCATCGCCGTACTCGATGCGCTCGAACGGCGAGTTGATGAACGCCTCCAGCTTGCTGATCGCGGTCTTGTCCACGCGCTCGGCGATGAACGCCAGGTCGTCGCCGCGCTCATCCAGCACCGCACGGAACAGGTACTTGAGGAAGTCCTCGGCCACCCGCGCGTCCTCGGCCAGGTCGGCGAAGGCGATCTCCGGCTCGATCATCCAGAACTCGGCCAGGTGCCGGGTGGTGTGGCTGTTCTCGGCGCGGAAGGTCGGGCCGAAGGTGTAGACCTTGCTCAGCGCCAGGCAGTAGGCCTCGACGTTGAGCTGGCCGGACACGGTCAGGAAGGTCTCCTTGCCGAAGAAGTCGCGGCCGAAATCGACCTGGCCCTTGGCGTCGCGCGGCAGGTTGGCCAGGTCCAGGGTCGACACGCGGAACATCTGCCCGGCGCCTTCGGCGTCGGAGGTGGTGATGATCGGGGTGCTGATCCAGTTGTAGCCGTTGTGGTGGAAATAGCGGTGCACCGCCTGCGCCAGGCAGTTGCGGATGCGGGTGACCGCGCCGAACAGGTTGGTGCGCGGGCGCAGGTGCGCGACCTCGCGCAGGAACTCCAGCGAATGCGCCTTCGGCTGGATCGGGTAGGTCTCCGGGTCCTCGACCCAGCCCACCACCTCGATCGCCTCGGCCTGGATCTCGAAGCTCTGGCCCTGGCCCTGCGAGGCGACCAGGCGCCCGCGCGCGATCACCGCGCAGCCGGCGGTCAGCCGCTTCACTTCCGACTCGTAGTTGGGCAGTTCGGCCGGCGCCACCACCTGGATCGGCGCGAAGCAGGAGCCGTCGCTGACGTTGACGAAGGACAGCCCCGCCTTGGAATCGCGCCGGGTGCGGACCCAGCCGCGTACCGTCACTTCGCCGCCCGCCGGGATCTTCCCGGCCAGCGCATGCTCAACGCTTGCCACCGTCATGACTTGAATCCTCGCCGCAGCGACTCGATATGGAACGGGCAAGTGTACTGGCTGAACCGCGGCGCTTGCGAGGCGTGGCGCGCATCCGCCGCATCGGTTCCTCCCTATAATGACCGTTCGCTGTTCCCGGAGTCGTTCGCCATGGCCATCCACCTCACTCCCGTCGCCTTCGAACGCGTGCAGCGCTTCGTCGCCCAGACCCCCGGCGCGCTGGGCCTGCGCTTCGGCGTGACCCGCACCGGCTGTTCCGGCTGGGGCCACGTCACCGAGCTGGCGCGCGAAGCGCACCCGGAAGATGCGGTGTTCGAGCAGGATGGGGTGCGCATCTACGTCGATGCCGCCAGCCTGCCGCTGGTCGACGGCACCGAGATCGATTTCGCCAGGCAGGGCCTGGGCGAGACCTTCATCTTCCGCAATCCCAACGCCACCGCCGAATGCGGCTGCGGGGAGAGCTTTACCGTGGACGATTCACACCGTCCCGTAGAGGCCTAGTTTCCTTCTAATTCATTGAATATTCAGTGTTTTTTGTCCGGCGACGTCTCAGGAGGTCCTCGGACGTCTCCGAGGTTTGGGGATATCTGAGGGGGTACAACGCTAAGCCCGGGGATAAGATACCCCCAGTGCGGATGCGAGGACTCTCTCATGGCTGTGGACAAGTTGACCGCGCTTCGGGTGCGGACGGCTCCGCCGGGCAAGTACTTCGATGGCGGCGGGCTGTACCTACCTGGACGTCAAGATGAACGGAGCGCGCTACTGGCGGATGAAGTACCGCTATGGCGGACGCGAGCGCTTGACGGCGTTTGGGGTCTATCCGGACGTTTCGCTTGCAGAGGCACGCAAGCGCCGCGAGAAGGCAAAAGCGCTAGTACGTGAAGGCATCGATCCCAACGAGGCCAAGCGCCAGGATCGCATCGCGACTGCAACGCGGTTGACCAATAGCTTCGAGACCGTCTGCCGCGAGTGGATTGCCGTCCGCGGCGTCAGGTGGACCGAGCGTCACCGAAAGAACCTGATTGCGCAGTTGGAGCGGGATGCGTTTCCGAAGCTGGGCGTCGCCCTGTCACCGCATTGACGCCGACCGAGATCCTTCCCGTCCTCAGGGAGGTAGAGGCACGCGGGTCGCTGGACTCCGCGGGAAGGCTGCTTCAACGGATACGAAAGGCGTTCAACTATGCCGTTTCTACGGGGCGCATAGAAACGAATCCGGTTCGCGACCTGGACGGAGCGCTGACACCTCCCGAGCGTGGACACCACGCCGCCCTTCCCTGGGCAAAGGTGCCCGATTTCCTGAAGGCATTGGCGAAGTACCCGGGCAACCCCGAGACGCGCATCGCATTGCACCTGATGCTCTTGATCTTCGTGCGTAGCGGTGAGCTACGCGGAGCGCGCTGGTCGGAGTTCGAGCCCGAGTTTCTTGAGGCGACTGGCGAGCGGTTGGCATTGTGGACCATTCCTGCCGAGCGCATGAAGAGCAGGCGCGACCATATCGTGCCGCTTGCGCCGCAGGTCGTGGCGTTGTTCCGTCAATTGCATGAGTTCTCCGGAAACACCGAATTCGTGCTTCCGCACCGTACGCGCGCCAAGACGGGAATGAGTGAATCGACATTGCGGGAGGGCATGCACAGGATCGGGTTCGGGGAGTACACCGTGCACGGCTTCCGAGCGCTGGCCTCGACCGAACTCGATGGCCTGGGCTTTCGCCCTGACGTAATCGAGCGACAACTCGCGCATGTCGAGGCCAACCGGGTGCGTGCTGCCTATCATCGAACCGACTATCTGGAGGATCGTCAGCGCTTGATGATCAAGTGGGCCGATATTGTCACGTTGTCCGGAAGGCACGAAGCCGAGGTGGTTGGGGGAAGCAAGCGTCTGGAGGATTCGCTTCCTCCACTCGTCTCGGAAAGTACGGTCTTTCGGCAGCGGCGCCGCATGATGGTGCGCGGTTTGCGCAAAACCCGCGTGACTGGGTCTTCGTACAAATCGACGCAGCCGCACGGCGCGGATTGATTCAATCCCCAACATCTCAAGCGCAGCTTTCCAACTGTTCCTCGACGTAATCCTGGAAGTCGAAGAAGCGAGCGACCCCGGTCGTATCGCGCCGTGCCCAACGAGATGTCGGCTAGTGTGGAATTTAGCCGCGAGAGGGCGTAATTTTCCGTTCAAACGGCAGAGTGCGTTCGTAGTCTGAGTGTCCCTTCCAGCTCGAGCAACAAGTGCCAAATGCGAAAGCTCGTCTTCTATGGCTGCATTGCGCTGGGCGCAGGCGTTGGCGTGCTCCTCGGTGCCGACCAAGGCAGCTGGGGACTGGCGGTGCTGTTTGGCCTGAAGCTGGCGCTCGTCGGCCTCGCGCTGGGCGGCCTGCTCACTTTTTTCGGAGGCAAACCGATGAAGCGGAAGCGAACCAAGGCGAACCCCAGGCGGGACTGAGGAATGGGAGCGTCTCGCGAACCCCATCCGGGACGGGTCAGGGACCAGTCCGGAGGAAATGGACGAGAACTTGTGGGCGGCCACGGGGCATCATCCCATCGCCAACCCGGAGTACCTGGAGGATGTTCGTCGGTCGGAAGAGTTGCTCAGGCATGCCGGAGGCGCGCAGGGCCTTCCGCCAATGGTGGATCGAGACGATTTCGATCCGGGTCGGTGAGGCGCCGCGGGTTCATTCGCCATCGAGTCTCTTCTTGATCGCTTCCTTGGCGCGTTGATACAGCGACTGAGTCACCTCCTTGGCTTCTTCGGCCATGATGCGACCGTCCTGAAGCACCTGGCCGCCGGATTGCATTCCCAACGACTTCCTGCTGGCGAGGGTGCCGTCCTCGGTCTCGACGATCTGGGCGTTCTCCTCGAACCCGCGGCGGGCTTCCTCGGTCTGAGTCCTGATCCGTGCTCCCTCGCCGCGGACGTCATCGCGCAGCGTACTCGGCGCGGTGTCCATCTCGATGCCGTCGGGCGTGTTGTCGAACGTGGAGACTGCCCCGCGATGGCGCTCCTGACTGCCGGACACATCGGCAGTCCGTGCGATAGCGCCGCGTTGCTCGGTGTGGCGCGCGTGGATGCTGTCGAAGGAGTCCGGCACTGCGGTTCCGTCGCTGAAGGTCCGGTTGGGCGAGAGGCCCTGGCGTGCCAGTTCGAACTCCATCATCGCGAACGCGGCGGCGCTGTTGCCGCCGTAGTCCTCCGCGTAGCGGCGGAACATCTCCAGGTTGTGGGGATCCTGGGCGATATCGATGGAGATTGATTCGCCGCGCTCGCGTGCGCTGGAAAGCTGCTCGGTGTAGGCCAGACGTTCGGCATAGCTGGCGTCAGCACGCTGCGACAACGATGTTGTCGAGGACAGCCGGGATGCCATTTCCTGCGCCTCACGCCCATCGCTCGCAATCGCGTTGATCAGGCTGCGATCATGCGAAAGGCGGTCGGCGAAGTGCCGAAATTCCTGGATCTGCTCGCTCGTCATCGAGTCGAGTGCCTTGCGCTCGTCCTGCGACAGGCCCGATGTGTAGTTTTTGGCGGAACTTGCCGTCACTCCGGAGGAAACGCTGTGCGCCCCCTTGCGCTTGCCCCATTGGTACGCACCGGGCAGCCTGAACGCAGCGCTGGCGATCTGAGATTGTGTCAGTCCCGTCGTTTCAGCCACGCGCCGCGAGATGCCGTCCAATCGGCTGAGCGACCCGCCAAGCTCCTCGGAGCTGCTATCCGTGGTTCCCTCGCTGTGGCGAATGGACTGGAGCTTGGTCAACCCCCTCGCAAACGTGTCGGTCAGGGCTGCGGACCGCTCGCGGTTCGCCGAGATCGCTTCACTGCGCGCACTGTCGGCCATCCGGCTGGCCTCGCTGACATCCTGCTCGGACACCCGCATCGATACGACCCGCGACGCGAAACCCTCGTTGCGCAGCATCGACATGGCCGCGCGCCCGGTCAGCGCATTGCTGGTCAGCGTGTTCCCGCTGATGTCGTCCTGCAGGCTGCCCATGAACGCCGAGGTGCGGTTCGGTGCCAGCCGGGTCTGGTCCATCGCCACGTTGCCCATGCTGACGTTGCCTGCCGCCGCCGCCCCGGTGGCCCCGGACAACGTGGCTTGCAGCCCGGACAACCCACCGACCAGGGCGGTGCCGAAGTTCTCCATGCGCTTGAGTGCCGCCCAGGCGATGAACGGGATGCTCATCGACAGGTAGCCAACCACGGCCTCGCCGGAGATGGCCCGGGAGTAGATCGTCGAGGCGGTCTGCAACGACAGTGACTTGGTGCCGGTGCCGAGGTCGGCCGCCGCGCTCAGGTCGTAGGCCGCGTAGGTGGTGGCCATGTAGTTGAGCACGGCATACAGCGGGGGCCAGAGCTGGATCCAGATCAGGACCGAGGCGTAGCCCTTGAACGCCATCATCGTTTCCTTGCCGCTGGTCAGCAGCAGCAACAGCACGAACAGCGGGAACAGGGCGTAGGTGATCGCCTCGATCACGTTGCGGAACACGGGCAGCGCCTGCTCTGCGACTTTTCCGTAGTTGATCCAGGCAGCGTTCTGCTGTGCGGTGGCCTGGGCACGGCCCATCGCCAACACCATGGCGGCTGGATCGTTGGAGCGCTGGCCGGCCAGCTTGCCGGCATCGTGGATGACGTTCAGTACCGCATTCTGGCGGATCAGGTCGGCGGTCGTGGCCGAGGCGTCGGCGATGCGGTTCTTCAGGTAGGCCTGCTGCACCTGGCCGGCGATCGCCGCCGCGGCGGCGGTGCCGGGCAGGGTGGGGTTGAGCTGGAAGGCGAGTTTTCCCTGGATGCGGCTGATCTGCGCGGGTAGCCGGTTGTCGAGGTTGAGGTAGACGTTTGGGCAGGTGTCGACGGTGCTGCCGGCGGCGGTGGACAGCGTGCTGAACCGGGCCGGGTTCGGGGTTCCGAGCAACGGCCAGACGTCGGCCGAGGTCGAGAACGTGGCCGGGTCCACGGTGCCGTCGATCAGGTCGTATACCGTGCAGTTCAGCAGGAAATTGATCGTGTCGGTGCGGAAGTTCGGGTCGGGGAACGCCACGTTGCCGGCTTCCCGGATCAGCCGGTTGCCGAACATCAGGCCATTCTGGGCATAGGCCAGCTCGCTTGGCAGCGCGCCTTCGCCGGGAATCGTCTGGAAGGCGGTCTCGAACAGGCCCGTCAGGGTGTGGCCAATCGTACTGGTCACGCTGCCGAGCACCGCTACGCCGAACGGCACGTTGTCCACGACCCGAACCGGCGAGCCGCCGGTCTTGTCGACGATGCCGACCGTCACCTTTGGCACGATCAGCAGGGAGAACACCAGCACCACCGAGCCCAGCCACTTCCAGCCCAGCAGTTTCTCCGGGGCGAAGGCATAGGCGATCAGCGCGGCGACGAAGCCGCTGAACGCCACCGCGGCGATCGCCGACAGGTAGTCGCCCGATGCGTGGATCGCTGCTGCGGCATGGAAGATGCCGTAGAGGCTCGCGGAATTCTGGTAGGCGTAGATCTCCCACATCTCAGTTCCCGACGGACGTACTCCGGCATGCGCGGAGTCCGGCGATGCCTCGGCCTGCCCCGACAGAGTCCCAGCTTGCGGTTCGGGCTGGGGGCAGTCCTTGGGAAATGGGGCGAATTGGCCCCGGTTTTCGTTGTCAGGCCTCGTTTCTGTACTCCGGGCGCTTGTGCCGTCAGCCGATGCTTTGCCGGCCATCCGGGCGTTGACGGGAGGCGAATAAGCGGCATAATCGCTTCAATAGATGATCTGATTAGGTGGCTAATGGCCTCGCGGCGCTGGATTTGGGAGTCCCCGGACTGGCCCGGTTTTACCTGGGATCTGGCGCGGCTTGCGCCAGCATTGGCGGCGGCCCGCAGGTCGCAGGGGGAGCTGGCCGGGGCTGCGCGCCTGCTGGATGCCCCGTTGCAGACGCGGGCCGGGGCTGACCTGTTGCTGCAGGACGCACTGGGCACCAGCCAGATCGAAGGCGAACATCCGAATCCCGATGGGGTACGTTCCTCGATCGCCCGTCGCCTTGGCTTGCCGCATGCCGGGCTGCCTGCGCCGGAGCGAACCACCGAGGGGCTGGTCGACATGCTGTTCGATGCCACTCAACGCTATCGGGAGCCACTGACGCTGGAACGCCTGTGCGCCTGGCAGGCGTCCCTGTTTCCCGAGGATCGCCCGCTGTTGCGCCGTATCCGCACCGGCCAGCTACGCGGCGATGAACCCATGCGCGTGGTTTCCGGCCCGCTCGAGCACGAGAAAGTGCATTACGAAGCTGTACCCCGGCCGCAGCTGGAAGCGGAGATGGAGCGCTTCCTGGCATGGTTCGCGCAGCCCCCGTCTGATCTGGATGGCCTGCTTCGCGCCGGAATCGCGCATGTGTGGTTCGAGCTGATCCACCCGTTCGAGGATGGCAACGGCCGCGTGGGGCGGGCCTTGATGGACATGGCCCTGGCGCAGGATGAACAGCGCAGCTTGCGCTTGTTCAGCCTCTCGGCACAGTTCCTGCGCGAACGCGGCGACTACTACGCCTTGCTGGAACGGGTCGGCAAATCCGGTCTGGACGTCACCGACTGGCTGCTGTGGTTCTTGCAGCAGGTTCAGGCCGCCAGTGTGGCGGCACAGGCCACCTCGGCCTCCGTACTGGCCAAGGCCCGGTTCTGGATGCATCAGGCCACGACCTCCCTCAACGAGCGCCAGCGCAAGGTGCTTAACCGTCTTCTCGATGCCGGCCCGGATGGTTTCGAGGGCGGGATGACCACGCGCAAGTACGTGGGCCTGGCCAAGGTCAGCCGCGCCACGGCCTTCCGCGAACTGGCGCACATGGTGGAACAGGGTTGCCTCGTCCCCACGGCCTCCAAGGGGCGCAGCGCGGCGTACGAGATCGACTGGTCGCGGTGGACATAACGGCACTGTTTCCTCGGAGATGTCTCTGCCTGTCCCGGGGACGTCCAGCTTGCAGTCCCCCGCAGGGGACTCTCCTTGGGAAATGGGGCGAATTGCCCCCGGTTTCGTTGTCAGGCCACGTCCTCGCGGGCGGGGCGTTCCAGATCGAAGGCGAACATCCGAATTCCGAGGGGCGTGTTCCTCGCGCGCCGGAATCGCGACAGCGCCCCGGTGCGCCGGATCACGGTCCGATGCCCTGGCAAGGACAGCGATCCGGTGCTGGTCACCCACAGGCTGACCCGTTCGGCGGCTGAGGTGGCCGCCTGCTACAAAGCGCGTTGGCAGATCGAGTTGTTCTCCAAGTAGATCAAGCAGCACCTGAAAATAAGAACCTTCTACGGCCGCAGCGAGAACGTGGTCCGCATCCAGGTGCTCCTCTACAAGGGCATCGCCAAGTAGTCCTGCAGCCGCGGCACCATGAAGTCCAGGAACGCGCGTACTCGCTGCGGCATCCGCGGGCCGCCGCGGTACAGCGCGTTGATCTGCTCCTGGTCGGAAATACCGGCACCGGCCAGCACCTCGACCAGCCGTCCGGCTGCCAGGTCCGCGCGCACGTGGTAGTCGCCCAGGCGCGCCAGGCCGACCCCGGCTACGGCCAGTTGCCGCAGCGTCTCGCCGTTGTTGGCCAGCAGCGAGCTGCCAGCCTGGCCCGGCCACTGCGGCACCACGCGACGGAAATTGAAGTCCAGGCAGTTGTGCGCGGCCAGGTCCTCCGGCGTGCGCGGCACGCCGTGTCGCTCCAGGTAGGCCGGCGCGGCGACGATCCGGCGCGGGATCGTGGCGATCGTGCGCGCATGCAGCGCTGAATCGTTCAACCGCCCCACCCGGAACGCCACGTCGGTCCGGTCCAGGTACAGGTCCGTCAGCTGGTCGGACGCGGACAGGTCCACCACCACGCCCGGATGACTGCGCCAGAACGCCGGCAGCAGCGGCGCCAGCGCCAGCGTGGCGAAGGCGATCGGGGCGTTGACCCGCACGATCCCGCTGGCGCAGTCCGCCCCCTGTGCCAGGGTCTGGTCGATGTCATCCAGCTCGGCCAGAAGCGCCTGCGCGCGTTCGTAGTACAGCCGGCCCTCGGCGGTCGGCGCCAGGTGCCGGGTCGAGCGCTCGATCAGGCGC
Protein-coding regions in this window:
- the asnS gene encoding asparagine--tRNA ligase, which translates into the protein MTVASVEHALAGKIPAGGEVTVRGWVRTRRDSKAGLSFVNVSDGSCFAPIQVVAPAELPNYESEVKRLTAGCAVIARGRLVASQGQGQSFEIQAEAIEVVGWVEDPETYPIQPKAHSLEFLREVAHLRPRTNLFGAVTRIRNCLAQAVHRYFHHNGYNWISTPIITTSDAEGAGQMFRVSTLDLANLPRDAKGQVDFGRDFFGKETFLTVSGQLNVEAYCLALSKVYTFGPTFRAENSHTTRHLAEFWMIEPEIAFADLAEDARVAEDFLKYLFRAVLDERGDDLAFIAERVDKTAISKLEAFINSPFERIEYGDAIALLQKSGHTFEFPVEWGLDLQTEHERWLTEQHVGRPVVVTNYPEHIKAFYMRLNDDGKTVAAMDVLAPGIGEIIGGSQREERLDVLDTRMVQFGLDPQHYGWYRDFRRYGTVPHAGFGLGFERLVVYICGLSNIRDAIPYPRAPGSAEF
- the can gene encoding carbonate dehydratase, which encodes MSKIDQLLHNNRAWSERINREDPEFFGRLSKQQTPQYLWIGCSDSRVPANQIIDMAPGEVFVHRNIANVVVHTDLNCLSVIQFAVEVLKVRHILVVGHYGCGGVHAGLTRARLGLVDNWIRHVTDVAEKHEGCLQQAGDLSLQHARLCELNVLEQVVNVSRTSIVRDAWAGGQELTVHGWVYSLRDGRVHDLGMELERIEDLAPRYDAALARICQDREDR
- a CDS encoding FUSC family protein, translating into MLHSLIALKPRDVPLRVALRNTFAVVAPLAVGVASGHAALGLAMATGALNTMFSDQPGPYRARMQRMLMAALAAGAAALLGMLIGAHTAALALAALLLGLGGGLLVALGPVAARVGLTSMILLVVSADVRLPAAQSVGVAALIFAGGMLQMLMALAAWPLQRYRPERFALAELMRQLAGIARQRPSATLAPPATEAVLEAMVMLHGEHRARGLAVQSFRIIAELCERTRLELLTLADLHGRLDAAARARRPIERVLERSAVVLDQLAYALDNAADPAAAEASMTGFDALAEALALAQAQAQDSRERRLLRIAVARAQGLGGQLRALVRNGHWASSRGEIQAELAEARLPAALRPLAPLQTLRANLGFSSVAFRHALRCGVCLSLAVLFERWQAIPHGYWIPMTTAIVLKPDFGGTLSFGALRVAGTFAGLLLATVLAHFTMDGTVVRLLLLTVFCLGFRLLTQVNYGLGVASLTGMLVLLLSFEGMAPGEAIGERIQATVLGSALALVAYALWPTWERRHIRATLAQLLLAYRDHLAALLEGRLQALPETRAASRTARTNVQASIERLRGEPRRKRNLRELTLAESVLANGNRLIRASLALEAVLRDSPSLPPLPELERFRRQAHAALTQLADSLRSGSAPGQATLRADERRLAEALAAQLPDAAEAGALTALADTSDRVADSVGTLTHLLRSAMLPAAEQAPQRDR
- a CDS encoding HesB/IscA family protein, with translation MAIHLTPVAFERVQRFVAQTPGALGLRFGVTRTGCSGWGHVTELAREAHPEDAVFEQDGVRIYVDAASLPLVDGTEIDFARQGLGETFIFRNPNATAECGCGESFTVDDSHRPVEA
- a CDS encoding 3-hydroxyanthranilate 3,4-dioxygenase produces the protein MLPAPLNLHAWIEQHRHLLKPPVGNKCIYAGDFIVMVVGGPNARADFHYDEGPEWFYQLEGEMVLKIQEDGAVREIPIRAGETFLLPPKVPHSPQRLPDSVGLVIERRRLPHENDGLQWYCERCNHLLYAEYFPLRNIETDFPPVFARFYASEALRTCGRCGQVHPLPAPAAAP
- a CDS encoding FMN-binding negative transcriptional regulator, yielding MHVPPAFAETDLGALDALIARDPFATLVSVGDDGLPCATPLPVLYRRDGARIVIEGHWARTNPQSQHRGPALLIVHGPHAYVSPGWYPDKEAMARVPTWNYATAQLHGQLQVSDDEALLADLVARLSERHERALGSDWRYEPHNDAQRRQLRGIVGFRFEPERVELKFKLSQNHPAANVTAVSDALQAQADPGAQAVAALMRARLQRR